One window of Nymphaea colorata isolate Beijing-Zhang1983 chromosome 1, ASM883128v2, whole genome shotgun sequence genomic DNA carries:
- the LOC116266982 gene encoding barwin-like, producing the protein MALSCQAVFLVWVAAMAAGLAVAQATTVRATYHYYRPVRKNWDLTAAGAYCATYDAGKPLAWRQRFKWTAFCGPDGPGFPGACGKCLQVTNQATGSQLKVRIVDQCANGGLDLDWSAFKQLDTNGNGYQQGHLMVDYQFVSCA; encoded by the exons ATGGCTCTTAGCTGCCAAGCAGTCTTTCTGGTGTGGGTGGCGGCCATGGCTGCCGGGCTGGCTGTGGCTCAGGCAACCACAGTCCGAGCCACCTACCACTACTACCGCCCTGTCCGTAAAAACTGGGACCTCACTGCTGCAGGAGCATATTGCGCCACTTATGATGCCGGGAAGCCGCTAGCCTGGCGCCAGAGGTTCAAATGGACTGCCTTCTGCGGTCCAGACGGGCCTGGATTCCCCGGTGCCTGTGGAAAATGTTTACAG GTGACGAACCAAGCAACAGGATCGCAGCTGAAGGTGAGGATAGTGGACCAGTGCGCTAATGGAGGACTGGACTTGGACTGGTCTGCATTCAAGCAATTGGACACCAATGGCAACGGCTATCAACAAGGGCATCTCATGGTAGACTACCAATTTGTAAGCTGTGCTTGA